Proteins co-encoded in one Astyanax mexicanus isolate ESR-SI-001 chromosome 1, AstMex3_surface, whole genome shotgun sequence genomic window:
- the pdcb gene encoding phosducin b — MSGRAVEEEEDASVTHTGPKGVINDWRKFKLESMDQEALPPNKRELLRQMSSPQKPNEGSLGSLNRKMSVQEYELLKEDDEQCLRKYRKQCMQEMHERLSFGPKFEGVYDLENGEAFLEVIEKEHRLTIVVVHIYKESVKGCDALNSCLDCLAAEYPTVKFCRINSAVTGAGEQFSDDVLPAVLVYKAGEMLGNFLAVTQHFNEEFFATDVEAFLNDYGLLPEKELKTGDEEADVE, encoded by the exons ATGTCTGGCAGAGcagtagaggaggaggaggatgcttCTGTGACTCACACAG GACCAAAGGGAGTAATAAATGACTGGCGGAAGTTTAAGTTGGAGAGCATGGATCAGGAGGCTTTGCCTCCTAACAAGAGGGAGCTGCTGAGACAGATGTCATCCCCACAGAAGCCAAATGAGGGTTCCTTGGGTAGCCTCAACCGCAAG ATGAGTGTCCAGGAGTATGAACTGCTCAAGGAGGATGACGAGCAGTGCCTGCGCAAATACCGCAAGCAGTGCATGCAGGAAATGCATGAACGCCTGAGCTTTGGGCCCAAGTTTGAGGGAGTGTATGACCTGGAGAATGGTGAGGCCTTTCTTGAAGTGATAGAGAAGGAGCATAGACTCACCATCGTGGTGGTGCACATCTACAAGGAGAGTGTCAAGGGCTGTGACGCGCTCAACAGCTGCCTGGACTGCCTGGCTGCCGAATACCCAACCGTCAAGTTTTGCCGCATCAATTCAGCCGTCACAGGCGCAGGGGAACAGTTCTCTGATGACGTGCTACCGGCTGTGCTGGTGTACAAAGCCGGAGAGATGCTGGGGAACTTCCTAGCTGTCACACAGCACTTCAACGAGGAGTTCTTTGCCACCGATGTGGAGGCCTTCCTCAATGACTACGGACTGCTCCCTGAGAAAGAGCTCAAAACAGGCGATGAAGAAGCGGATGTGGAGTGA